The Vibrio aphrogenes genomic interval TGCTTATGGTTGCCCATTGGATGCCTTCATACCAGACTAAGGTAGCGGAAAAAGGCAGGGAGACCATAAAGCCTAACAACACCACGATGATCGGATCGGCTTTATTTTTGGCATTTAATATCCAATAACTTGCCCACAGCAGGGTGGAGAGTAAAGCCAAGCCGACACCGAGTGGACTCTCAAAAGACAGGGCCAAGAGATCGCCTTTGGTTGCAATCACTAATACCCCCAAATAACCCAATGCACAGGCAAGCCAGTCTTGCTTACGAATTTTTTGCCCAAGAAATACCGCTGCCATTAAGGTTAGTGTAATGGCCCAACTGTAATTGAGAGGCTGAGCTTGAGAGGCGGGTAATAAATCGTAGGCTTTAAATAGAATGAGATAATAAGCAAACGGATTAATTAACCCGAGCAAAAGAAAGTATAACGGGTTACTTAAAAAGATGGTGGTTAATTGACGAAGTGTGCCTTTTAACGCACAAATCACAGACAGCACAAGCACCGAAACGACACTGGCGACAAACAGCATTTGTCCTGGGGTAAATTCACTTAACGTTATTTTAAAAGCGGTCGCAACGGTTGACCATAATAGCACCGCAGCTAAGCCAAATAACAAAGCACTGCGCTCTGTATTCGCCGGTGTTTTCATATTGATGACGTCCTTTCTGTCTTCCTGACTGGACATTTATCCAGTATTTTATATGATCTCAATAATCGAAAAAATAAACTGAGTAAGGGCAGATATGCAATGGATTATCAATCATAGTGAGTTAGTGTGGTCATTTCTAATTGTGATTGTCATCCTGATGGGCGGCGCACAGTTTTGGATAAGAAGTCGATACCAACATCAGCTCACTTTATTACAGCAACAACACACCTCCGAGCTCCAACGCTATAGTGAAAATATTCATCAGCTACAAACACAAAATCAGCAGCTACAACAAGAGCTAGATCAGCTCGATATAGAACGAGACAAATCTGAGTTTGAAGCGAGAAATAACTTTGGTCAATTGATGGCGGCCAATGAAAGGTTGAAGCATTTTGAGCAATTACAGCAAGAACGTCATCAACTGCAAACTCGACAAGAACAATTGATGGCCGACTATCATGAACTGCAATCACAACTGCGAGAACAACAAGCCAAGCATGATGAAGAAAAACGCTCTAACCAAGAAAAATTACGCCTGTTGGAACAAGCTGAGCAGCGATTAAAAGTGGAATTTGAGAGCCTAGCGAATCAGTTATTTGAAACGAAAGTTAAAAGTGTTGATGAGCAAAATAAACAAAGCTTAGCGGGGTTATTAAATCCACTAAAAGAACAATTACAGGGCTTTAAACAACAGGTGTCAGACAGTTATTACGCGGAAGCGAAAGAAAGACACACCTTAGTTCATGAAATCAAACAATTGCAGCGATTGAATGAACAGATGGCACAAGATGCAGTGAATTTAACCCAAGCATTAAAAGGGGATAATAAGCAGCAAGGAAATTGGGGCGAGGTGGTGTTAGCCAACGTCTTGCAAGATTCTGGCTTACGAGAAGGCCATGAGTATCAAACTCAGGTCAGCTTGAATCATGAGTCAGGTAAGCGCTATCAACCGGATGTGATTGTGAACCTGCCAGAGGAAAAACAAGTCGTCGTCGATTCAAAAATGACGTTAGTGGCATTTGAGCGTTATTTTAATGCCGAGAATGATGAGCAAAAAGCCAAGGCGTTAAATGATCATTTAATCTCAGTCAGAAATCACATCAAACAATTGAGCCAAAAAGACTATCACCGTTTAAACGGGATCACATCATTGGATTATGTCTTGATGTTCATTCCGATAGAGCCTGCGTTTCAATTAGCTGTGGAGCGAGATCCGAGCTTAATTCGTGATGCGATGGAGCAGAATATCATTGTAGTGAGTCCTACTACCTTATTGGTGGCCTTACGTACGATTAATAACTTATGGCGCAATGAACGACAAAATCAAAATGCAAAATTGATTGCGGAACGGGCCAGTAAGCTTTACGACAAAATGCGTTTGTTCATTGATGATATGGAAGGCATTGGGCAATCTCTTACTCGCGCCCAAAATGCCTATCAAGGGGCGATGAATAAATTGTCGACTGGACGCGGAAATTTGATCCGCCAAGCGGAAAGTTTTAAAAGCCTTGGGGTCGAAGTGAAAAAGAATATCCGTCATGAAATTACACAAAATGACTTAGACAACAACAGACAAGCGGTTGAGGATAAAGTAAACTAACCGCAAATTAATGAGCTCACATCAGCGCCGAAGTTGGAGTAATGGAAAAGATGACGGACAAGCTAGCACAAGCAGACCAAACGAAATCACAAGATGATACAACCCATTTTGGTTTTTCTACCGTAGCAAAAGAAAAGAAAGTAGAAAAAGTCGCTGAGGTGTTTCATTCCGTAGCCGCCAAATATGACATCATGAATGATTTAATGTCGGGTGGGATACATCGATTATGGAAGCGTTTTACGATTGATTGCAGTGGCGTTCGTCCGGGGCATAAAGTGCTGGATCTGGCTGGTGGTACCGGGGACTTAACCGCAAAATTCTCACGAATCGTTGGTGATAATGGCGAAGTGATTTTAGCCGATATCAACAATTCTATGTTGAATGTGGGCCGTGATAAATTACGTGATATTGGTATTGTGGGTAACGTACATTATGTACAAGCCAATGCTGAAGAACTGCCTTTCCCTGATGATTACTTTGATTGCATTACCATCAGCTTCGGTTTGCGTAACGTAACCGATAAAGATAAAGCCTTGCGTTCGATGTTCCGAGTGCTTAAGCCCGGCGGTCGCTTGTTGGTATTAGAGTTTTCTAAGCCTCGCTTTGATGTGTTGTCTAAAGTGTATGATTTATATTCTTTCCATCTTTTACCTCGTATTGGTGAAGTAGTCGCGAATGATGCCGATAGCTATCGTTATTTAGCGGAGTCTATTCGTATGCATCCCGACCAAGAAACCTTAAAAGGCATGATGGAAGAAGCGGGTTTTGAACAAACGAAATACTTTGACCTAACGGGTGGGATTGTTGCCCTTCATCGTGGATATAAGTTCTAAGGAAGCCCTATGCCATTTGAGCCATTAGTGACAGGTGCGATTGAAACGGTACTGAATCGTTTGATCCAAGATAACCCCTCTCATCAACAACAAGTATTGCGCTTAAAAGGTAAAGTGATCGCGGTTCATGTTCAAGAACTCGAGCGCCAGCTTATCTTCGTGTTCAGTCATCAAGTGGATGTGTTAAGTCGCTATGAAGGTGAGGCCGATTGTTACCTCAGTTTGAAGTTATCGGTCTTACCTGAACTCAAAGATCAATCCAATATTACCCGCCTGATAAAACAAGACAAATTGGTGCTAGAAGGCGATATCCAACTAGCACAAAAGTTTTCTCAACTGATAGCCGATATTAAACCTGACCCTGAAGAATGGTTGTCTCGTGTAACCGGTGATGTGGTTGCTCATACGGTAGTGCAAGGTGCTCATCAACCGCTGCAATGGTTGAAAACAGGCTGTCAGCAACAACAGAAAAAGATCGCAACCATACTAACAGAAGAATGGAAAATCGCACCTAACCCGTTAGAAGTGGCTTATTTTTGCGATCAAGTTGATGAATTAGCCGGGCAACTCGGTATGCTAGAGCAAAGAATTGATCAACTGGTAGGTAAGGCATGACATTTCGTGAATTGAAGCGTTTATATAAAATTATTCAAATTCAATTGGAATATGGCCTCGATGAGTTGTTGCCAGAACATGAACTAACCAAGTTACCACGGCTTGGCCTAAAAAGTTTGTTTTGGATTCGCAAAAAACATCAAGAGAAAGAGGTTGGGGATCGTCTTCGATTGGCGCTACAAGAGTTGGGGCCGGTGTGGATCAAGTTTGGACAGATGATGTCGACTCGCCGTGATCTCTTCCCTGATTATATCGCCGATCCGTTAGCCTTATTGCAAGATAAAGTCTCACCATTTGATGGTCACTTAGCCAAAGCACAAATAGAAAAATCCCTCGGCGGGCCTGTTGAGCAATGGTTTGATGATTTTGATATTGAGCCACTCGCCTCCGCTTCAATCGCTCAAGTGCATACCGCTAAAGTAAAAGATACAGGGCAAGAAGTGGTCTTGAAAGTGATTCGTCCTGATATTCGCCCAGTGATTGAGGCTGATTTAAAACTGATGCATCGCTTAGCCCGTATGGTGGCGAGATTTATGCCAGACGCTCGCCGTTTAAAACCGGTCGAAGTGGTGAAAGAATACGAGCGTACCTTGCTTAGTGAGCTGGATTTACGTATGGAAGCGGCCAATGCGTTGCAGTTGCGTCGTAATTTTTCTGGCAGTAAAGATCTCTATGTACCTGATGTGTACATGGATTTTAGTTCGGAACACTTGATGGTGTCGGAGCGAATTTATGGTATCCAAGTGTCTGATCGAGAAGGATTGGCCAACAATGGAACCAACATGAAACGCTTAGCGGAAAAGGGCGTGAGCGTCTTCTTTACCCAAGTATTTCGAGATAGTTTTTTTCATGCAGACATGCACCCTGGTAATGTGTTTGTTGCTTGGGATTCGCCAGAGGATCCACTATGGATTGGCTTAGATTGCGGTATTGTTGGCACCTTAAACAATGAAGATAAGCGCTATTTAGCTGAAAACTTTTTGGCTTTCTTTAATCGTGACTATCGTCGAGTAGCTGAGTTGCATGTGGATTCTGGTTGGGTTCCCGCTGATACCAATATCATTGATTTTGAATCCGCCATTCGTACCGTATGCGAACCGATCTTTGCTAAGCCATTGTGCGAAATTTCATTTGGTCATGTTCTGCTAAACTTATTTAACACCGCTCGCCGATTTAATATGGAAGTTCAGCCTCAACTAGTGCTTTTGCAAAAGACACTACTGTATGTTGAAGGCTTAGGTCGACAGTTATATCCTCAACTGGATTTATGGGAAACCGCAAAACCATTTTTAGAAAACTGGATGATGGAACAAGTCGGGCCTAAAGCGGTATTGAATGCAATCAAAGATAAAGCGCCACTGTGGGTTGAAAAGTTACCGGAACTTCCCGAATTATTGTATGAGACTTTAAAACGCGGCCGTGACTTAGATCAAAATGTAGCACGTTACTTTGCCCTATATTCGGCGGGAAAACGTAAGCAAAGCACTGGTAAATTTTTATTTGGTGTAGGGGCGACATTAATCGTATCCTCTACCATATTACAGTTAAGCGCTACCGGATGGCATCATCAATTGTCTTGTGGCTTTGCCCTAATTGGCTGTGTTTTTTGGTTAGCGAGTTGGCGCACTTATCGTAATTAAACTATAAACCTGACACACTATGATGTGTTTATTTTTATTTGACCCGAGGTAAGAAAATGGGCGGAATCAGTATTTGGCAACTTTTAATTATCGCAGTGATTGTAGTGCTGTTATTTGGTACGAAAAAATTACGTGGTATCGGTGGTGATTTAGGCTCTGCGGTTAAAGGCTTTAAAGAAGCGATGGGTGATGACAAAGATAAGCCTGCAACGAAAGATGCTGACTTTGATGCGAAATCACTAAATCAAAATAACGTAGATTCCAGTGTAGAAACAGCGGAAACTAAAAAAGACAAAGAGCAGGGCTAATCGGTGTTTGATATCGGTTTTTGGGAGCTGGTATTAATATCGGTTGTCGCGCTGGTGGTGCTAGGTCCGGAACGTTTACCGGTGGCGATACGCAGTGTGAGCAAATTTGTTCGCACGGCGAAAACCATGGCCAACACGGTAAAAGATGAATTATCACAAGAGCTTAAAATTCAAGAGCTGCAAGATAATTTACGTAAGGCTGAGCAAATGGGGATGAAAAACCTGTCACCTGAGCTGCAATCCTCTATCGATGCATTAAAGAAAGCGGCTCAAGATGTCCAGCGCCCGTATGCTAAAGATGCTACGGAAAACGAGCAACAAGAGGCTTCACCAGCGGAGCAAATGCCAGCCTCTTCTGATGAGGTGGTCAATGAGAATACCATCATGAAGCCGGAGTCCCCATCAGAGTCGTTGTCATCATCAACAGATAAAAAAGCATAATCCCTGTCATTTATTACTCATTAACGTTGTTATGACGTTAATGAGTTTCGTGCTACCAAGAGGTTTTCATGTCTAGCCAAGAAGAAACGCAACCTCTCATTACTCATTTGATTGAGTTGAGAAATCGGATTTTAAAAGCGTTGGTGTCGGTTTTAGCGGTATTTATTTGTTTGGTTTGGTTCTCGAGTAATATTTATGAGTTTGTTTCAGCCCCTTTGATTGATCGTTTGCCAGAAGGGGCAACTATGATCGCAACCGATGTGGCCTCACCATTTTTTACGCCATTAAAATTAACCTTAGTGGCATCGGTATTTGTGGCAGTTCCATTGGTGCTATACCAAATTTGGGCTTTTGTCGCGCCAGGGCTTTATAAGCATGAGCGTCGTTTGATTGCCCCTTTGCTTTTTTCCAGCTCCTTGTTGTTTTATTGTGGCGTTGCTTTTGCTTATTTTGTGGTGTTTCCGTTGATCTTTAGCTTTTTTACGGCGATATCTTTAGGTGGCGTGCAATTTGCGACTGATATTTCAAGCTATCTCGATTTTGTGCTTTCTTTATTCATGGCCTTTGGCATTGCCTTTGAAGTACCGGTTGCAATTATTTTGTTGTGCTGGACGGGGGCAACGGATGCGAAATCGCTTGCGGAGAAACGCCCTTATATTATCGTGATCGCTTTTGTGGTTGGAATGCTACTGACTCCGCCAGATATGGTATCGCAAACATTACTTGCAGTACCCATGTGTATTTTGTTTGAAATTGGCCTGTTCTTTTCTCGTTTTTATGCCAAACGAGGTGAGGAAGAAGAATCATCAGACAGCGAAGCTTAACAGAGTAATGAACGAAAAAACGCAGCTCAATATTGGAGCTGCGTTTTTTTATGGGCGGTGATGACTAGGTTATTTAAGATTAAAAAGGGCTTGAGTATTGCGCGCGGTGATGTCGCTAATCGTCGATAATGGCAGCGCTTTTAAATCAGCAATTTTCTGTGCCACTAATTTCATGAACGAGGGCTCATTGCGTTTACCACGGTGCGGAGTTGGCGCAAGGTAAGGGCAATCCGTTTCTAGAATCACAAAATTAAGATCCAATTCAGGGATGACATCATCCATGCCACCATTTTTGAACGTCGAGACACCGCCGATTCCTAAAGAAAAGCCCAGTTGATTAATCGCTTTGGCTTCTGCCACCGTTCCGCCAAAGCAATGAAATACCCCTTTTAAACGACCATCTTGTTCTTGCGATAAAATGGATAAGGTTTGCTCAATAGAATCTCGCGTATGGATAACGACCGGTAAATTAAGCTCTTTGGCCCATTGGAGCTGAGTGCGAAAGGCGAACTCTTGTTCTGCTTGGAAGGTTTTATCCCAATATAAGTCGATACCGATTTCTCCTACCGCAATGAAGTGGTGTTGAGCAAACCAAGATTTTATAGTGGCAAGATCTTGCTCAATATTGCCATTCACATAACAAGGGTGTAACCCCATCATCGAGTGACAAATATCAGGATAGCGAGCCTCGGTGGCCAGCATAGGTTCAATGGAGTTTAGGTCGATATTTGGCAGTAAAATTTTGGATATCCCTACCTCTTGAGCACGTTGAATGACATCGTCTAAGTCATGTTCGAAATCTTTAGCGTATATATGGGCGTGGCTATCTATCATGAAAAACTCGGTTTAGTAAAAGTATTATTGAACCAGTATAAATGACTCGTTTAATAAGATCATGGCATGAATTTACTCAGAGAGTCATGATTGTACTTTCATGCGTGAGTGACAGTGATATGATGACGTTATCACAATCAGAATGTTGTCAAAAAGGAGAATCAAGGTGTCGGTATCTATTCAAGGTCAATTTCCTGGTCGTCGTTTGCGCCGTATTCGTAAGCATGATTTTAGTCGTCGTTTAGTGGCTGAGAATCAGGTGTCAGTCAATGATTTGATTTATCCAATGTTTGTCTTGATGGGCAAAAACCGTCGTGAAGCGGTTGAGTCAATGCCGGGTGTTGAGCGCTTATCGATTGATTTATTGCTCGAAGAGGCAGATTACTTAGCCAAGCTGGGAGTGCCTGCGATTGCGTTATTCCCTGTGGTGAATCAAGATGTGAAATCCTTATGTGCTACAGAAGCT includes:
- the ubiB gene encoding ubiquinone biosynthesis regulatory protein kinase UbiB; the protein is MTFRELKRLYKIIQIQLEYGLDELLPEHELTKLPRLGLKSLFWIRKKHQEKEVGDRLRLALQELGPVWIKFGQMMSTRRDLFPDYIADPLALLQDKVSPFDGHLAKAQIEKSLGGPVEQWFDDFDIEPLASASIAQVHTAKVKDTGQEVVLKVIRPDIRPVIEADLKLMHRLARMVARFMPDARRLKPVEVVKEYERTLLSELDLRMEAANALQLRRNFSGSKDLYVPDVYMDFSSEHLMVSERIYGIQVSDREGLANNGTNMKRLAEKGVSVFFTQVFRDSFFHADMHPGNVFVAWDSPEDPLWIGLDCGIVGTLNNEDKRYLAENFLAFFNRDYRRVAELHVDSGWVPADTNIIDFESAIRTVCEPIFAKPLCEISFGHVLLNLFNTARRFNMEVQPQLVLLQKTLLYVEGLGRQLYPQLDLWETAKPFLENWMMEQVGPKAVLNAIKDKAPLWVEKLPELPELLYETLKRGRDLDQNVARYFALYSAGKRKQSTGKFLFGVGATLIVSSTILQLSATGWHHQLSCGFALIGCVFWLASWRTYRN
- the rmuC gene encoding DNA recombination protein RmuC; this encodes MQWIINHSELVWSFLIVIVILMGGAQFWIRSRYQHQLTLLQQQHTSELQRYSENIHQLQTQNQQLQQELDQLDIERDKSEFEARNNFGQLMAANERLKHFEQLQQERHQLQTRQEQLMADYHELQSQLREQQAKHDEEKRSNQEKLRLLEQAEQRLKVEFESLANQLFETKVKSVDEQNKQSLAGLLNPLKEQLQGFKQQVSDSYYAEAKERHTLVHEIKQLQRLNEQMAQDAVNLTQALKGDNKQQGNWGEVVLANVLQDSGLREGHEYQTQVSLNHESGKRYQPDVIVNLPEEKQVVVDSKMTLVAFERYFNAENDEQKAKALNDHLISVRNHIKQLSQKDYHRLNGITSLDYVLMFIPIEPAFQLAVERDPSLIRDAMEQNIIVVSPTTLLVALRTINNLWRNERQNQNAKLIAERASKLYDKMRLFIDDMEGIGQSLTRAQNAYQGAMNKLSTGRGNLIRQAESFKSLGVEVKKNIRHEITQNDLDNNRQAVEDKVN
- a CDS encoding ubiquinone biosynthesis accessory factor UbiJ; the encoded protein is MPFEPLVTGAIETVLNRLIQDNPSHQQQVLRLKGKVIAVHVQELERQLIFVFSHQVDVLSRYEGEADCYLSLKLSVLPELKDQSNITRLIKQDKLVLEGDIQLAQKFSQLIADIKPDPEEWLSRVTGDVVAHTVVQGAHQPLQWLKTGCQQQQKKIATILTEEWKIAPNPLEVAYFCDQVDELAGQLGMLEQRIDQLVGKA
- the tatB gene encoding Sec-independent protein translocase protein TatB; amino-acid sequence: MFDIGFWELVLISVVALVVLGPERLPVAIRSVSKFVRTAKTMANTVKDELSQELKIQELQDNLRKAEQMGMKNLSPELQSSIDALKKAAQDVQRPYAKDATENEQQEASPAEQMPASSDEVVNENTIMKPESPSESLSSSTDKKA
- the ubiE gene encoding bifunctional demethylmenaquinone methyltransferase/2-methoxy-6-polyprenyl-1,4-benzoquinol methylase UbiE; this encodes MTDKLAQADQTKSQDDTTHFGFSTVAKEKKVEKVAEVFHSVAAKYDIMNDLMSGGIHRLWKRFTIDCSGVRPGHKVLDLAGGTGDLTAKFSRIVGDNGEVILADINNSMLNVGRDKLRDIGIVGNVHYVQANAEELPFPDDYFDCITISFGLRNVTDKDKALRSMFRVLKPGGRLLVLEFSKPRFDVLSKVYDLYSFHLLPRIGEVVANDADSYRYLAESIRMHPDQETLKGMMEEAGFEQTKYFDLTGGIVALHRGYKF
- the tatA gene encoding Sec-independent protein translocase subunit TatA, whose product is MGGISIWQLLIIAVIVVLLFGTKKLRGIGGDLGSAVKGFKEAMGDDKDKPATKDADFDAKSLNQNNVDSSVETAETKKDKEQG
- a CDS encoding DMT family transporter is translated as MKTPANTERSALLFGLAAVLLWSTVATAFKITLSEFTPGQMLFVASVVSVLVLSVICALKGTLRQLTTIFLSNPLYFLLLGLINPFAYYLILFKAYDLLPASQAQPLNYSWAITLTLMAAVFLGQKIRKQDWLACALGYLGVLVIATKGDLLALSFESPLGVGLALLSTLLWASYWILNAKNKADPIIVVLLGFMVSLPFSATLVWYEGIQWATISMKGWIAVSYVGLFEMGITFVLWLTALKKTSNTAKVSNLIFLSPFISLILLSQILGEIIYPSTIIGLILILSGLIVQQIKWNNKS
- a CDS encoding TatD family hydrolase, with the translated sequence MIDSHAHIYAKDFEHDLDDVIQRAQEVGISKILLPNIDLNSIEPMLATEARYPDICHSMMGLHPCYVNGNIEQDLATIKSWFAQHHFIAVGEIGIDLYWDKTFQAEQEFAFRTQLQWAKELNLPVVIHTRDSIEQTLSILSQEQDGRLKGVFHCFGGTVAEAKAINQLGFSLGIGGVSTFKNGGMDDVIPELDLNFVILETDCPYLAPTPHRGKRNEPSFMKLVAQKIADLKALPLSTISDITARNTQALFNLK
- the tatC gene encoding twin-arginine translocase subunit TatC — encoded protein: MSSQEETQPLITHLIELRNRILKALVSVLAVFICLVWFSSNIYEFVSAPLIDRLPEGATMIATDVASPFFTPLKLTLVASVFVAVPLVLYQIWAFVAPGLYKHERRLIAPLLFSSSLLFYCGVAFAYFVVFPLIFSFFTAISLGGVQFATDISSYLDFVLSLFMAFGIAFEVPVAIILLCWTGATDAKSLAEKRPYIIVIAFVVGMLLTPPDMVSQTLLAVPMCILFEIGLFFSRFYAKRGEEEESSDSEA